Proteins from a genomic interval of Danio rerio strain Tuebingen ecotype United States chromosome 4, GRCz12tu, whole genome shotgun sequence:
- the LOC137490861 gene encoding uncharacterized protein, whose product MWMSEKKMRASVTLVRITLLLIRRLLSPSSSTLRSGSSTAVTSSVASLPVSTCPALVPDPPAQPEEPISPVPLEPEEAMEDDDEDNDDDDDDDGDEETAIDYQNILGFQHVDRLAEYLVELRTHKSLSLTNQEANEIIGLWQSLHDQDKKRVVYAARHQKRLLSGRFKTPKKPTHTPGVESTTRCVLGASSAPAQWPDCCRLVETIFIRLCTIHPSPKRKGKGTLSRWSLILQDYRRIRQAVLGNSLVMGGTSMQLVEVNQNTLIQWFNNRQKKQELSVLLQGIQLPQHLPEAQEPLPVAKSLRTEPDQPGEQHQYVLPESTAGQARQRQTSVGRPPLRPKAPVQTQVIFTPPAPGASLQMVPNIYIPATPGYADVSGCTNVPGCANGPGNPYGPGYPDDARSADGPGYPNGAGDATQTATTSANNVQYQLTACCITVHFWSHSQKTVPENCSSEHL is encoded by the exons ATGTGGATGAGCGAGAAGAAGATGAGGGCTTCTGTGACATTAGTGAGGAtcacactattgttgatccggagGCTGCTGTCACCatcctcctccacattgagatcgGGTTCCTCCACTGCAGTCACCAGCAGTGTCGCTTCTTTGCCGGTCTCCACATGCCCTGCACTGGTCCCTGACCCACCTGCGCAGCCTGAAGAACCAATTTCACCTGTGCCCTTAGAGCCAGAAGAGGCTATGGAAGATGATGACGAAGataatgatgatgacgacgatgatgatggtgatgaagagacT GCTATTGACTACCAAAATATTCTGGGCTTCCAGCATGTGGACAGGctggctgaatatctggttgaGCTTCGGACCCACAAAAGCCTCAGCCTCACCAACCAGGAGGCCAACGAGATCATTGGTCTTTGGCAAAGCCTGCATGACCAAGACAAGAAGCGGGTGGTGTATGCAGCTCGACACCAGAAGCGACTGCTGAGTGGGCGATTTAAAACACCCAAGAAGCCCACTCATACCCCTGGCGTGGAGAGCACTACCAGATGTGTGCTGGGTGCAAGCAGTGCTCCTGCTCAGTGGCCTGACTGTTGCCGTCTTGTGGAGACCATCTTTATTAGGCTTTGTACCATCCACCCTAGTCCCAAGCGAAAAGGCAAGGGAACCCTTTCAAGATGGTCTCTGATCCTGCAAGACTACCGCAGGATTAGGCAAGCTGTACTGGGCAACAGCTTGGTAATGGGAGGTACATCCATGCAGCTGGTTGAGGTAAACCAGAATACCCTGATTCAGTGGTTTAATAACAGACAGAAGAAGCAGGAGCTGTCTGTGCTGCTTCAGGGTATTCAGTTGCCTCAACACCTCCCAGAAGCCCAGGAGCCTCTCCCAGTTGCCAAAAGTCTTCGGACAGAGCCAGACCAACCAGGAGAGCAGCACCAGTATGTGTTGCCAGAGAGCACAGCAGGTCAGGCAAGGCAGAGACAGACATCTGTTGGACGACCCCCACTCAGACCCAAGGCACCAGTACAGACCCAGGtcatatttacaccaccagcacctgGAGCATCGCTGCAGATGGTACCCAACATATACATCCCAGCTACACCAGGGTATGCCGATGTTTCAGGGTGTACCAATGTTCCAGGCTGTGCCAATGGTCCAGGGAATCCCTATGGCCCAGGGTATCCCGATGATGCAAGGAGTGCAGATGGCCCAGGGTATCCCAATGGTGCAGGGGATGCCACTCAGACAGCCACCACTTCAGCCAACAATGTCCAGTACCAGCTCACAGCCTGCTGCATCACCGTCCACTTCTGGAGCCATTCCCAAAAGACCGTACCGGAGAACTGTTCAAGCGAACACTTGTAA